One stretch of Bacteroidales bacterium DNA includes these proteins:
- a CDS encoding C69 family dipeptidase: MKKIAPLSVILTLIISLSLSLTTNAQYSDIDTDGPGYGENCTTIMVGRLASTDGSVMTSHSCDGNYRTWLEIAPRVKFEKGSMHPVYWGMLHTEESWDMSKVTKKGEIPEIEETYAYLNTAYPCLNEKQLAIGETTIYGRQELINEEGIFLIEELEKIALQRCKTAREAIALIGKLAEEYGYGDLAECITIADPKEVWHFEIAGSGKGKPSALWCAQRIPDDHVGVAANIPRISVIDFKNPDKFMYSTDLQNVAKKLGYWDGKEPLKFWKIINDKKPFAIREYYILSTLAPSLNLSFEAEELPFSVKPENKLSPRDVMKYFRETYEGTKWDMTQNLMITVKEKDKDGNEIEKKVKSPVINNWMSNDLRTLLNEVKPGVIERQRTIAIAGCSYSHVIQCRSWLPDEVGAIAWFSFDNPGQSPRIPIFSGAISLPPSFNICGQQRYRTDAAIWSFREANRLATVNWAKGRALIEPAVKEFEDKAFEELPAIDKKVVELVKEGKNEEAKKYVTSYTNSFAGAAMTRWEEMKVSLWGMFGRGF, from the coding sequence ATGAAAAAAATTGCTCCATTAAGTGTCATATTAACACTTATTATATCCCTCTCCCTTTCACTTACTACAAACGCCCAATATTCTGATATTGATACAGATGGACCAGGTTATGGCGAGAATTGCACAACAATTATGGTTGGCAGGCTGGCTTCCACCGACGGATCAGTAATGACGTCGCACAGCTGTGACGGAAACTACAGAACATGGCTTGAAATTGCACCACGTGTAAAGTTTGAAAAAGGGTCAATGCATCCGGTCTACTGGGGAATGCTGCATACTGAAGAATCGTGGGATATGTCGAAGGTCACAAAGAAAGGTGAGATCCCTGAAATTGAAGAGACCTATGCCTACCTGAACACCGCATATCCATGCCTGAATGAGAAACAGCTTGCTATCGGCGAGACCACCATTTACGGACGGCAGGAACTTATAAATGAAGAAGGGATTTTTCTCATAGAAGAACTCGAAAAGATAGCATTACAGAGGTGTAAAACCGCAAGGGAAGCAATTGCCCTGATTGGAAAGCTTGCTGAAGAATATGGATACGGAGACCTTGCTGAATGCATAACTATAGCCGATCCAAAAGAAGTATGGCACTTCGAGATAGCCGGATCGGGAAAAGGGAAACCATCTGCTTTATGGTGTGCTCAGAGAATCCCTGACGATCACGTTGGCGTTGCTGCCAATATCCCAAGGATCTCTGTAATTGATTTTAAAAATCCCGATAAGTTCATGTATAGCACTGACCTCCAGAATGTAGCTAAGAAACTTGGTTACTGGGACGGAAAAGAACCGCTTAAATTCTGGAAAATAATAAATGACAAGAAACCTTTTGCAATAAGGGAATACTATATCCTCAGTACGCTCGCACCATCGTTGAATCTCTCCTTTGAGGCGGAGGAACTGCCATTCTCGGTAAAACCAGAGAATAAGCTTTCACCACGCGATGTAATGAAATATTTCCGTGAGACATATGAGGGAACAAAATGGGATATGACACAAAACCTCATGATAACCGTCAAGGAAAAAGATAAGGATGGAAATGAAATTGAAAAGAAGGTAAAATCACCTGTAATCAATAACTGGATGAGCAACGATCTGAGGACTTTGCTAAATGAAGTTAAACCAGGCGTAATTGAAAGACAGAGAACAATTGCCATTGCAGGCTGCTCCTATTCTCATGTCATTCAGTGCCGCAGCTGGCTGCCCGACGAAGTTGGTGCAATTGCCTGGTTCTCATTCGATAATCCCGGACAGAGTCCAAGAATTCCGATCTTTTCAGGTGCGATCAGCCTACCTCCCTCATTTAATATATGCGGTCAGCAGCGTTACAGAACCGATGCTGCTATCTGGTCGTTCCGGGAGGCTAACAGGCTTGCAACAGTTAACTGGGCAAAAGGAAGGGCCCTGATAGAACCTGCTGTCAAAGAGTTTGAGGATAAAGCGTTTGAGGAGCTTCCCGCTATCGACAAAAAAGTCGTGGAACTGGTAAAAGAAGGTAAGAATGAGGAGGCAAAAAAATATGTTACTTCCTATACAAACAGTTTTGCCGGTGCTGCTATGACACGCTGGGAAGAGATGAAGGTTAGCTTGTGGGGGATGTTTGGAAGGGGATTTTGA